A window from Kovacikia minuta CCNUW1 encodes these proteins:
- a CDS encoding HD domain-containing protein yields MNPSIAGVTIPDSKIAREVTELIKDTESPLLFHHSIRVYLFGALTGIRKGLKFDPELLYIGAMFHDLGLTQAYRHSMERFEVDSANAARDFMRQHQISEAEIDLVWDAIALHTTPGIPQHKKPEVALVHAGVAMDVVGMGFSEFTPEQREQVITAYPRGSHFKENIIQTFADGMKHRPESTFGTMNADILELKDPTYKRVNFCSLILESNWHE; encoded by the coding sequence ATGAATCCATCCATTGCAGGAGTTACAATTCCTGACAGTAAAATTGCTCGGGAAGTGACGGAATTAATCAAAGATACGGAATCTCCACTGCTATTTCATCACTCAATTCGGGTGTATTTGTTTGGTGCCCTCACCGGAATTCGCAAAGGATTGAAGTTCGACCCCGAATTGCTGTACATCGGCGCAATGTTTCATGATCTCGGACTAACCCAGGCTTATCGTCATTCTATGGAAAGGTTTGAGGTTGATAGTGCCAATGCAGCACGCGACTTTATGCGTCAGCACCAGATTTCAGAGGCAGAAATCGATCTGGTTTGGGATGCGATCGCCTTACACACGACACCAGGAATTCCCCAGCACAAAAAACCAGAAGTTGCTCTGGTGCACGCTGGAGTCGCGATGGATGTTGTAGGTATGGGCTTTTCGGAATTTACGCCTGAGCAACGCGAGCAGGTGATCACCGCATATCCGCGTGGCAGTCATTTTAAGGAGAATATCATTCAGACGTTTGCTGACGGGATGAAGCACAGACCTGAGAGTACGTTTGGCACGATGAATGCCGATATTCTTGAGCTAAAAGATCCGACTTACAAGCGCGTGAACTTTTGCAGCCTTATTCTGGAATCCAATTGGCACGAATGA
- a CDS encoding response regulator, translating to MGSLKPKIRVLLADDHPVVGKGLALLLECEPDITVVGQAHSGSEAIVLYQQHQPDVTLMDLRMPEISGVEAIAAIRAEFPDARIIVLTTYDSDEDIYRGIQAGAKGYLLKGSQLEELLTAIRTVHRNQPYIPPHVGAKLAQRMTMPELSGRELEVLRLMAQGKNNSQIGTELNIAESTVRFHINNILSKLGVSDRTQAVITAVKQGIVNL from the coding sequence ATGGGCTCACTTAAGCCAAAAATTCGGGTGCTGCTGGCAGATGATCATCCCGTTGTGGGAAAAGGCTTAGCCCTACTGTTAGAGTGCGAACCGGACATTACCGTTGTTGGTCAGGCTCACAGCGGTAGTGAGGCGATCGTGCTTTATCAACAACACCAACCTGATGTCACGTTGATGGATTTGCGGATGCCTGAAATCAGTGGAGTCGAAGCGATCGCGGCAATTCGGGCTGAATTTCCTGATGCTAGGATTATTGTACTTACGACCTATGATAGCGATGAGGATATTTATCGCGGGATACAGGCTGGGGCTAAAGGATACCTATTGAAGGGATCCCAATTAGAGGAACTCTTAACAGCCATTCGCACCGTTCACCGCAACCAACCCTATATTCCACCCCACGTAGGGGCTAAACTGGCCCAACGAATGACCATGCCAGAACTGAGCGGTCGCGAGTTAGAGGTGTTGCGCCTGATGGCTCAGGGTAAAAATAACTCGCAAATTGGTACGGAACTGAACATTGCGGAGAGTACGGTCAGATTTCATATCAATAATATTTTGAGCAAGCTGGGCGTCAGCGATCGTACTCAAGCCGTCATTACAGCGGTAAAGCAAGGCATCGTCAACTTGTGA
- a CDS encoding sensor histidine kinase, with protein sequence MCLRSSYELAQTGLAEARRSVAALRPHHLEQKDLYTALCLLAKPIFDHTDTVMVCTCKGDRYSLQSNIEDHLFRIAQEALMNASKYAEATEVHLNLRYEPGRCVLQVKDNGKGFDWSNPINHNSCDQGGFGLVGIQERADRIGAQLTIQTAPGQGTVVQVRVSRESTDGLT encoded by the coding sequence ATGTGCCTCCGAAGTAGCTATGAGTTAGCCCAAACCGGATTGGCGGAAGCTCGGCGATCAGTAGCAGCGTTGCGGCCCCACCATCTTGAGCAAAAGGATCTGTATACGGCGCTCTGTCTACTGGCTAAGCCAATATTTGATCACACCGATACGGTCATGGTTTGTACCTGTAAAGGCGATCGCTATTCCCTCCAGTCCAACATAGAGGATCACTTATTTCGGATTGCTCAGGAAGCATTGATGAATGCCTCTAAGTATGCTGAAGCAACTGAAGTTCACTTGAATTTAAGGTATGAACCAGGCAGGTGTGTTTTGCAGGTAAAGGATAATGGAAAAGGGTTTGACTGGAGCAATCCGATTAACCACAATTCATGCGATCAAGGAGGCTTTGGATTGGTGGGGATACAAGAGCGAGCAGACCGTATTGGTGCCCAGCTTACCATTCAAACAGCTCCAGGACAGGGTACAGTTGTCCAGGTAAGGGTCAGTCGAGAGTCAACCGATGGGCTCACTTAA
- a CDS encoding serine hydrolase domain-containing protein, which yields MRYAVANSTLRNHGAIPKYVGTKAAGLIVEAGQIDLDTPVKQYLSEFTLADNKTTDQVTIRHLLNHTSGLSDRSFSESLQPQPTTNAERVDSLHQAHPVAAPGTQFHYFNPNYDVLARVVEVVSGQSFAEYLRSHIFTPLQMSRTFHATTMAEAYQRGDRIATGHLMAFAIPFAAPELSGYLGGNAGVISTAEDMAKYLILHTNKGRVEGTQFLTPDSIALMHKPPPQLKSPYAMGWFVTTENGRTILQHNGILSVFYTDVAVLPNEKYGIALLYSISTMPLIAFALPQIKTGLIQLLTEQTFPPDSFSINLWGISLAMLTAIGVALAIRSLLHLSQWKRNIHTTPKWQIILSIAWIFSPLIVVLAMPWLVGIMSDRIFSYMQLFRAMPDVMLWLSLCAGLGSINGTMRLIACANNRQS from the coding sequence GTGCGTTACGCTGTCGCTAACAGCACCCTACGCAATCATGGCGCAATTCCAAAATATGTAGGAACAAAAGCTGCCGGGTTAATAGTAGAAGCCGGACAGATTGATTTAGATACTCCTGTCAAGCAATACCTGTCAGAATTTACCTTGGCTGATAACAAAACTACTGATCAGGTCACGATTCGTCACTTGCTGAATCACACCAGCGGATTGTCTGACCGGAGCTTTTCAGAATCGCTACAACCACAACCCACAACAAATGCAGAACGCGTAGATAGTCTACATCAAGCCCATCCTGTTGCGGCTCCTGGCACTCAATTTCACTATTTCAATCCCAACTATGATGTGTTAGCACGAGTTGTAGAAGTAGTCAGCGGTCAGTCTTTTGCCGAGTATTTGCGATCGCATATTTTCACACCTCTCCAGATGTCCCGGACGTTTCATGCGACAACGATGGCTGAGGCATATCAGCGAGGTGATCGTATAGCAACGGGGCATTTAATGGCGTTTGCGATTCCGTTTGCGGCTCCAGAATTATCAGGCTATCTGGGCGGCAATGCTGGCGTTATTTCTACGGCAGAGGATATGGCAAAGTATCTGATTCTGCATACAAATAAAGGACGGGTTGAAGGCACGCAATTTTTGACTCCAGACAGCATCGCTCTCATGCATAAACCACCCCCACAACTAAAAAGCCCCTACGCAATGGGATGGTTTGTCACAACGGAAAATGGCAGAACAATCCTTCAACATAACGGTATTTTATCTGTGTTTTATACTGATGTTGCTGTATTACCGAATGAAAAGTACGGGATTGCTTTGTTATACAGCATCAGTACCATGCCGCTCATTGCGTTTGCCTTACCCCAAATCAAAACTGGATTAATCCAATTACTTACTGAGCAAACATTTCCTCCCGATAGTTTCAGCATCAATCTATGGGGAATCAGTTTGGCAATGTTAACAGCTATTGGTGTCGCACTGGCAATTCGTAGCCTGCTGCATCTTTCCCAGTGGAAACGAAACATTCACACGACACCCAAGTGGCAAATAATATTGAGTATCGCATGGATCTTTTCCCCTTTAATTGTAGTGTTGGCAATGCCCTGGCTGGTGGGGATAATGAGCGATCGCATCTTCAGCTACATGCAACTCTTTCGAGCCATGCCGGATGTTATGCTTTGGTTGAGTCTTTGTGCGGGACTTGGTTCCATCAATGGAACGATGCGTCTGATCGCTTGTGCCAACAATAGGCAGTCATAA
- a CDS encoding PAS domain-containing protein: MSLQMKVVWLTWLGVTVILQANVMESIQADPITLLLYVAILVLGGIIGSGLTSWLTNQPRFAGVQMQSSTETELQQTDTKIRRLIEANLIGVYVADFNGRIFESNDAFLSMLGYLREDLHAGQMNWVEMTPAQYHLVDRQALEEQAATGVCTPFEKEYYRKDGSRVPVLFGCAVFDRALQRSISFVVDLSQQKRVEAALRRSEAKFKQFVEANLLGVAESHFDGQFSEANDAFLNMVGYTREDLKAGRLSWLQMTPPEYREVDQQATTALRTTGAFIPFEKEYYRKDGSRVPILLGHVAFDPEQEISIGFIVDLTDRKQAELASVLEERNRMAREIHDTLAQSFISISDLAPFPVSWVRQ, from the coding sequence ATGTCACTCCAAATGAAGGTGGTATGGTTAACCTGGCTCGGTGTGACGGTCATTCTACAAGCTAATGTTATGGAGTCAATTCAAGCCGATCCCATCACATTGTTGCTTTATGTTGCGATTCTGGTACTGGGTGGGATTATTGGTAGCGGGTTAACCTCTTGGCTTACCAACCAGCCGCGATTTGCTGGTGTGCAAATGCAGTCGTCAACAGAGACAGAATTACAACAAACCGATACCAAAATCAGACGTTTAATTGAAGCGAACCTGATTGGGGTGTACGTGGCAGACTTCAACGGCAGGATTTTTGAATCGAATGATGCGTTTTTAAGCATGCTGGGTTATTTGCGGGAGGATTTGCACGCGGGTCAGATGAATTGGGTTGAAATGACCCCTGCTCAGTACCATCTCGTGGATCGGCAAGCCCTGGAAGAGCAGGCAGCAACTGGCGTCTGTACTCCGTTTGAGAAGGAATATTATCGCAAGGATGGGAGCCGCGTCCCCGTTCTATTCGGTTGTGCTGTTTTTGATCGGGCATTGCAACGATCGATTAGTTTTGTCGTTGATTTGAGCCAACAGAAACGGGTGGAAGCGGCACTGCGGAGGAGTGAAGCGAAATTTAAGCAGTTCGTAGAAGCCAATTTGCTTGGAGTGGCTGAATCCCATTTCGATGGACAGTTTTCTGAGGCGAATGATGCCTTCCTAAACATGGTCGGCTACACCCGCGAAGACTTGAAAGCAGGACGCTTGAGTTGGTTACAGATGACCCCGCCAGAATATCGAGAGGTTGATCAGCAAGCTACCACAGCACTGAGAACAACTGGGGCATTTATCCCATTCGAGAAGGAATACTATCGCAAAGATGGCAGTCGGGTTCCTATTCTCTTGGGTCATGTCGCGTTTGATCCGGAGCAAGAAATTTCGATCGGCTTTATTGTGGATTTAACCGATCGCAAGCAGGCTGAATTAGCGTCAGTGCTGGAAGAGCGCAACCGGATGGCGCGGGAAATTCACGATACCCTAGCACAATCGTTTATCAGTATCTCAGATCTTGCACCTTTCCCAGTAAGCTGGGTCAGGCAATGA
- a CDS encoding ABC transporter permease/M1 family aminopeptidase, with product MRSLLTIARFELRELLKSPAIYVYLLIFVGLGIGVAGAAAYVFSQRPVIEYFNSPNNIAQYLNGLLTILVVFFLPLLLADLACKDFENNFGSLMFTCPVRKWEYLGGRLLAGVAAGLVVFLGAGMGLTTGAYMPWINVTRRTSFSGLAYLLPYLYVVLPTLIIFGVIYLVIGVLTRQSSVVIRSGLILFILLSLWGGFLGILGIIPGLGFLKTLLDISGTLPDTNTWTIAQKNTQLLFPDFSFLLNRILWLGAAIALLGWAASQLQFAPDAKTLQLPFPFLKPRPTSSPPSPPALHPSLPPIPPAHPSFTFKDHLARVVHIGWTEFQFLIQNLFTWVLIVGIVVSLFLAAFQAKDPFYHAALSPTTGRMLDTLNSVSQFLITIVLIYLAGDLLWRERNARMNAFTDALPVPTWAVMLGKFLGLTLLLLIPLLLGMVACLAVQIVQGYFHLNPGIYLFSIFTLTLPKLLLIAALTLFIQVLVNHKAIGYALSALIIFSSSLLKAPLQALIPLPWSLVLYGQHPAVEYSDISGYGNTLTPAYWYLFYWGWLAVLLLAIAVLFWQRGVETSFPARLKQVRSRLSMPIIVTFLSALIAFLLTGSWIVANVLQPDALQDLVPQQVAYEKAYKSLEYAQPRITAVDLNWDYFPEAKRLHSRGRYQLQNKTHQPIALVLVTLPQNNQVKQLALGNQTTLEKTESVGSQVVRPFRLSPPLAPGGTTELTFDFERNLRTLSDPPDTVMNANGAFLSEANQRFMPRIGYDRTLELADAEERKQNGLPLRPAALAPSDPNARRESNATPDADRVNFSATVSTSHDQIAVMPGELQRDWVEGDRHYFTYKSPQPIVNFYTLVSGAYSRRVDRWKDVQLEIFHHPDHAANVPSMMLALQQGLDYYTKNWGPYPFKQLRLMEVPYASFGQAYPGLIVFGEDAGFLFKTDPTNPNVLNPAFEITAHELAHQWWGQQFTPANALGAAPAAEIMAQYGALVVLEKTFGAQILPPYLQKAQDSYGGISPGEVPLIASENLKTIYPKGTIALYALKEAIGEDKLNQALSQLLKQFANVPPYPTVNDLVAAFRTVIPPDRQYLITDLFETVTGYRLNTQKAVWQRRPDGQYEVKLAIEVDKLRQVQSSTPPSPQPTSASAPASIPGFSSVPMNDWVDIGIKDEKGKFLYLQPQRLQNGVQEITVTVSQQPAEAGIDPIQKLISIQGNRVIPVTEAGHHGNPNS from the coding sequence ATGCGATCGCTCCTCACTATTGCCAGGTTTGAATTGCGTGAGTTGCTCAAATCTCCTGCGATCTACGTGTACCTGCTGATTTTCGTCGGGCTCGGCATTGGGGTTGCAGGCGCAGCAGCCTACGTCTTTTCGCAACGACCCGTGATTGAGTACTTCAACTCACCCAACAATATTGCCCAGTACTTAAATGGGCTGCTAACAATTCTGGTGGTTTTCTTCCTGCCGCTGCTGTTGGCGGACTTAGCCTGCAAAGATTTTGAAAACAATTTTGGATCGTTGATGTTCACCTGCCCGGTTCGCAAGTGGGAGTACCTGGGTGGACGCTTGCTGGCAGGAGTGGCTGCGGGTCTGGTGGTGTTTCTGGGAGCAGGCATGGGGCTGACGACCGGGGCGTATATGCCCTGGATTAATGTAACCCGTCGAACGTCCTTTTCAGGGTTGGCTTATCTCCTGCCCTACCTCTATGTGGTGCTGCCAACCCTAATTATTTTTGGCGTCATCTACCTGGTAATTGGGGTGCTGACCCGCCAATCTTCAGTGGTCATCCGCAGCGGTCTGATCCTCTTCATCCTCCTGTCTCTGTGGGGTGGTTTCCTCGGCATTCTTGGGATCATTCCAGGTCTGGGATTCCTGAAAACTCTGCTGGACATCTCTGGCACCCTACCTGACACCAACACCTGGACGATCGCCCAGAAAAATACCCAACTGCTGTTCCCCGATTTCAGCTTTCTGTTAAATCGCATCCTCTGGCTGGGAGCTGCGATCGCCCTCCTCGGCTGGGCTGCCTCGCAACTCCAATTCGCCCCCGATGCCAAAACCCTCCAACTCCCCTTCCCCTTCCTCAAGCCTCGCCCCACCAGCTCACCCCCATCCCCTCCTGCTCTACATCCGTCCCTCCCCCCCATTCCCCCTGCCCATCCCTCCTTCACCTTCAAAGACCACCTCGCCCGTGTCGTGCACATCGGCTGGACAGAATTTCAATTTCTGATCCAGAACCTGTTCACCTGGGTGTTGATCGTCGGAATCGTGGTCAGTCTCTTTCTGGCTGCATTTCAGGCGAAAGACCCGTTCTATCATGCTGCTCTGTCACCTACCACCGGACGGATGTTAGACACGCTCAACTCGGTCAGCCAGTTTCTCATCACCATCGTGCTGATTTACCTGGCGGGGGACTTGTTATGGCGGGAACGCAACGCTCGCATGAATGCCTTTACTGATGCGCTCCCCGTGCCCACCTGGGCAGTCATGCTGGGAAAATTTCTGGGGTTGACCCTGCTGCTGCTCATTCCCCTGCTGCTGGGCATGGTGGCTTGTCTGGCAGTACAAATCGTTCAGGGCTACTTTCACCTGAATCCCGGCATTTACCTGTTCAGCATCTTCACCCTGACATTGCCCAAACTGCTATTAATTGCGGCTCTGACCCTCTTTATTCAGGTTCTGGTCAACCACAAAGCCATTGGCTATGCCCTCAGTGCCCTGATCATCTTCAGCAGTTCGCTATTGAAGGCTCCACTCCAAGCGCTGATTCCCCTGCCCTGGTCGCTGGTTCTGTATGGTCAACATCCCGCCGTGGAGTACAGCGACATCAGTGGGTACGGCAACACGCTGACCCCAGCCTACTGGTATTTGTTCTACTGGGGGTGGCTGGCGGTGCTGTTGCTGGCGATCGCGGTGCTATTCTGGCAACGAGGGGTGGAAACCAGTTTTCCGGCACGCCTGAAACAGGTGCGATCGCGGCTGTCAATGCCGATCATCGTCACTTTCCTATCCGCCTTGATCGCCTTCTTGCTGACCGGCAGTTGGATTGTCGCCAATGTGCTTCAGCCGGATGCTTTGCAAGATCTAGTTCCCCAACAGGTCGCTTACGAAAAAGCCTACAAATCCCTGGAATATGCCCAGCCCCGTATTACCGCCGTTGACCTGAACTGGGATTACTTTCCAGAGGCGAAACGCTTGCATAGTCGCGGACGCTATCAACTCCAGAACAAGACCCATCAACCGATCGCCCTGGTGCTGGTGACGCTGCCCCAAAACAATCAGGTGAAGCAACTCGCCCTGGGGAATCAAACCACTCTGGAAAAGACTGAATCCGTTGGCTCCCAGGTGGTGCGACCGTTTCGCCTGTCTCCTCCCCTGGCTCCAGGCGGCACCACGGAACTGACCTTTGACTTTGAGCGCAACCTGCGGACCTTGAGTGATCCACCCGATACAGTGATGAATGCAAATGGAGCCTTTTTGAGTGAGGCCAATCAACGGTTTATGCCGCGCATTGGGTATGACCGGACGCTAGAACTGGCGGATGCGGAGGAACGCAAACAGAATGGATTGCCCTTGCGTCCAGCCGCCCTTGCGCCCTCAGACCCCAACGCTCGGCGGGAGAGTAACGCCACACCAGATGCCGATCGGGTTAACTTTAGCGCCACTGTCAGTACCAGCCACGACCAGATTGCCGTCATGCCGGGAGAACTGCAACGGGATTGGGTCGAAGGCGATCGCCATTACTTCACCTACAAAAGTCCCCAACCGATCGTCAACTTTTACACCCTGGTGTCGGGAGCCTACTCGCGCCGGGTGGATCGCTGGAAAGATGTGCAACTGGAGATTTTTCATCACCCCGACCATGCCGCCAATGTGCCATCCATGATGCTGGCATTGCAGCAGGGTTTGGACTATTACACGAAAAACTGGGGTCCCTATCCCTTCAAACAACTGCGGCTGATGGAAGTGCCCTATGCCAGTTTTGGACAAGCCTATCCAGGGCTAATTGTGTTTGGGGAAGATGCCGGATTTTTGTTCAAAACCGATCCCACCAATCCTAACGTCCTCAATCCAGCCTTTGAAATCACTGCCCACGAGCTAGCCCATCAATGGTGGGGGCAGCAATTCACTCCCGCCAATGCCCTGGGAGCGGCTCCCGCCGCAGAAATAATGGCTCAGTATGGTGCGCTGGTTGTCCTGGAAAAGACCTTTGGTGCTCAAATCCTGCCTCCCTACCTCCAGAAAGCCCAGGATAGCTACGGTGGCATCTCTCCTGGAGAAGTTCCCCTGATTGCCTCCGAGAATCTCAAAACCATCTATCCGAAGGGAACGATCGCCCTGTATGCCCTCAAGGAGGCGATCGGGGAAGACAAGCTGAATCAGGCGCTGTCCCAGTTGCTAAAACAATTTGCCAATGTCCCGCCCTACCCGACGGTGAACGATCTGGTTGCGGCTTTTCGCACGGTCATTCCTCCGGATCGCCAATATCTGATCACCGACCTGTTTGAAACCGTCACCGGATACCGCCTCAATACCCAAAAAGCCGTCTGGCAAAGACGCCCGGATGGACAGTATGAGGTTAAACTGGCGATCGAGGTGGATAAACTGCGTCAGGTTCAATCCTCAACCCCGCCTTCGCCTCAACCAACGTCAGCCTCCGCCCCTGCTTCAATTCCAGGGTTTAGCTCTGTTCCCATGAATGACTGGGTTGACATTGGCATCAAAGATGAGAAAGGAAAGTTTCTTTATTTACAACCACAGCGCCTCCAAAATGGAGTGCAGGAAATTACCGTAACGGTGTCGCAACAACCCGCTGAAGCCGGGATTGATCCCATTCAAAAATTGATTAGTATCCAGGGAAATCGAGTTATTCCAGTCACTGAAGCAGGACATCATGGAAATCCAAATTCGTAA
- a CDS encoding GNAT family N-acetyltransferase, which yields MNITIRPEVPSDIADIEALTVAAFLNAPHTSYTEHLIVNVLRSSGNLTLSLIAEVDRKIVGHVAVSPISISDGSQGWYGLGPISVMPDYQRVGIGSQLMRQALATLRELDASGCVVLGEPEYYSRFGFKTEPSLVLPDVPPEYFQAISFDAPVPSGLVSYHESFNVQSEH from the coding sequence ATGAATATTACAATCCGACCAGAAGTTCCCTCTGATATTGCAGACATCGAAGCATTGACAGTAGCGGCATTCCTCAATGCCCCTCATACGAGCTACACCGAGCATTTGATTGTGAATGTCTTACGGAGTTCAGGTAATTTGACGCTCTCTCTCATTGCTGAGGTGGATAGAAAAATTGTGGGACATGTGGCTGTATCCCCAATCTCCATTTCTGATGGCAGTCAGGGTTGGTATGGGCTAGGCCCCATTTCTGTCATGCCAGACTATCAGCGCGTTGGAATTGGTTCGCAACTGATGAGACAGGCATTAGCGACTCTACGTGAACTGGATGCTTCTGGGTGTGTGGTGCTGGGTGAGCCTGAGTACTATAGCCGCTTCGGTTTCAAGACGGAGCCAAGTCTTGTTCTCCCCGATGTTCCCCCTGAATACTTTCAAGCGATTTCATTCGATGCACCTGTACCCAGTGGACTTGTTTCATACCATGAGTCATTTAATGTGCAGTCGGAACACTGA
- a CDS encoding serine hydrolase: MRYAGANSILRGNARSFIARLIGTLIVLVFQLRVNAAQPSLETKIDRFITHQMSTQHIPGLALAITHENQVMYVKGYGQANTQQPVTLQTQFPIASLSKSFTAVAVLQLLTWQYLI; encoded by the coding sequence ATGCGTTACGCTGGCGCTAACAGCATCCTACGCGGGAATGCCAGATCTTTTATTGCCAGGTTAATAGGGACGTTGATTGTGCTGGTGTTCCAACTCAGGGTAAACGCGGCTCAGCCAAGCCTTGAGACAAAAATTGATCGCTTCATCACTCATCAGATGAGCACTCAACATATTCCTGGTCTAGCTTTAGCAATTACCCACGAAAATCAAGTGATGTATGTCAAAGGCTATGGTCAAGCGAACACTCAGCAACCTGTCACCTTACAAACTCAATTTCCGATCGCTTCCCTGAGCAAATCTTTTACCGCAGTGGCAGTGCTGCAATTATTAACCTGGCAATATTTGATCTAG
- a CDS encoding ABC transporter ATP-binding protein — MEIQIRNLKKTYPNGTQALKNVSLDIPLGMFGLLGSNGAGKSSLMRTLATLQSADSGTITFGDIDVLQDKDRVRQMVGYLPQDFGVYPGISADRLLNYLAELKGISNARERQEQVNYLLQQTNLYEVRHKAVSGFSGGMRQRFGVAQALLGKPRLIIVDEPTAGLDPAERVRFLNLLSQVGDQAAIILSTHIVEDVSELCSHMAIISQGEVLLTGIPSDLIQQLEGKIWLKTISRNQLETIQNQFQVISSKFFMGQIQVHIYSPTCPDSTCEPIKPDLEDVYFCTMLGLLSTIKANEAA; from the coding sequence ATGGAAATCCAAATTCGTAATCTCAAAAAAACCTATCCCAATGGCACCCAGGCACTGAAAAACGTCTCCCTGGATATTCCGCTCGGAATGTTTGGCTTGCTAGGTTCTAATGGAGCGGGTAAGTCCTCCCTGATGCGAACCCTGGCGACGTTGCAAAGCGCCGATAGTGGCACGATTACCTTCGGCGACATTGATGTTTTGCAGGACAAAGATCGGGTGCGACAAATGGTGGGCTACCTGCCCCAGGACTTTGGAGTGTACCCCGGCATCTCTGCCGATCGCTTGCTGAATTATCTGGCTGAACTGAAAGGGATTTCCAATGCCAGGGAACGTCAAGAGCAGGTGAACTATTTGCTCCAACAGACCAACCTCTACGAAGTACGACACAAGGCAGTCAGCGGCTTTTCCGGTGGGATGCGACAACGGTTCGGTGTGGCTCAGGCGCTGCTCGGTAAGCCCCGCCTGATCATCGTCGATGAACCCACCGCAGGACTGGACCCGGCGGAACGGGTGCGCTTTCTCAACCTGCTCAGTCAGGTGGGCGATCAGGCGGCGATCATCCTCTCCACCCACATCGTGGAGGATGTCAGCGAACTTTGTTCCCACATGGCTATTATCAGTCAGGGAGAAGTGCTGCTGACAGGGATTCCCAGCGATCTCATTCAACAACTGGAGGGCAAAATCTGGTTAAAAACTATTTCCCGCAACCAACTTGAAACTATCCAAAATCAGTTCCAGGTCATTTCCAGCAAGTTTTTCATGGGACAAATCCAGGTTCACATTTACTCGCCGACCTGTCCAGATAGCACCTGTGAACCGATTAAACCCGATCTGGAGGATGTTTACTTCTGTACCATGCTGGGTTTGTTGTCCACAATAAAGGCGAATGAGGCGGCTTGA
- a CDS encoding transposase: METILQHAQALVYSLLCLMPSADQKASLKALLGLFLDAQGHALPAHTCVKSPSALSRFLNHYRWSTRQVIRTTRQAILQQIATHLPHAKIPIRILIDLTTLEKSGKFRQLSTPTSDPDHPDPWVRFLNGKRGLHLVVLYLVVGEWRVPWSFRVWRGKGYASPAQLGCKLLATVPQSLLKGRVVLVQADTEFGTVEFLNAVRQRSWRLVVGLRSNRTLQDGRCLKDLYRHAKRGLQVVLKDIDYPLTVSWFWLKRADNKRELRFVASTYPYSGAYLVQLGRERWAIEGFFKTAKHQFGLHCFGQSTQLGVYRWLILSLIAYLLAHWIDQWSLPSVLDWKIASRLAVETLLPSIVWFQLLKQIRRSTDIAAQYGFEITLKSLPDPAYWERCKI, translated from the coding sequence ATGGAAACCATTCTTCAACACGCCCAAGCATTAGTGTATAGCCTTCTCTGCTTGATGCCCAGTGCCGATCAAAAAGCTAGTCTCAAGGCTCTATTGGGGCTGTTCTTAGACGCTCAAGGTCATGCTTTACCCGCCCATACCTGTGTCAAATCCCCCAGTGCGTTAAGTCGTTTTCTCAACCACTATCGTTGGTCTACTCGACAGGTGATTCGCACCACTCGACAGGCGATTTTGCAGCAGATTGCCACTCATCTGCCTCATGCCAAAATACCGATCCGGATTTTGATTGACTTAACGACTTTAGAGAAAAGCGGCAAGTTTCGGCAGTTGAGTACACCAACCTCAGATCCCGATCACCCCGACCCCTGGGTGCGCTTTTTGAATGGTAAACGAGGTCTGCACCTGGTTGTCCTCTACCTGGTCGTGGGGGAGTGGCGAGTGCCCTGGAGCTTTCGGGTTTGGCGAGGCAAGGGCTATGCTAGTCCGGCTCAGTTGGGGTGCAAGTTGTTGGCAACGGTGCCCCAGTCCCTGCTCAAGGGGCGAGTGGTGCTGGTGCAAGCCGATACCGAGTTTGGCACCGTTGAGTTTCTCAATGCCGTTCGCCAGCGCTCTTGGCGGTTAGTCGTGGGTCTCAGGAGCAATCGTACCCTGCAAGATGGTCGCTGCCTCAAAGACCTTTACCGGCACGCGAAGCGGGGTCTCCAGGTGGTTCTCAAGGACATCGACTATCCCCTCACTGTCTCCTGGTTTTGGCTGAAGCGCGCGGATAACAAACGAGAATTACGATTTGTCGCCTCCACCTATCCGTATTCTGGGGCGTATCTCGTCCAGTTGGGGCGCGAGCGTTGGGCAATTGAAGGCTTTTTCAAAACTGCCAAGCATCAGTTTGGTTTGCATTGCTTTGGTCAAAGCACCCAGTTAGGCGTGTATCGTTGGTTGATTTTGTCGCTGATTGCTTACTTGTTGGCGCATTGGATAGATCAATGGTCACTTCCGTCTGTACTGGACTGGAAGATTGCCAGTCGCTTGGCAGTTGAAACGTTATTGCCCTCGATTGTCTGGTTTCAATTACTTAAACAGATCCGAAGGAGCACAGATATTGCCGCACAATATGGCTTTGAAATTACGCTCAAATCATTGCCTGACCCAGCTTACTGGGAAAGGTGCAAGATCTGA